In the genome of Centropristis striata isolate RG_2023a ecotype Rhode Island chromosome 6, C.striata_1.0, whole genome shotgun sequence, the window GGTGtctgacaggctgcagagagagacagacagaaagggttAACTGTtgtctgacagagagagagagacagacagaaagggttAACTGTtgtctgacagagagagagagacagacagaaagggttAACTGGTGtctgacaggctgcagagagagacagacagaaagggttAACTGGTGtctgacaggctgcagagagagacaaacagaaagGGTTAACTGGTGtctgacaggctgcagagagagacagacaggaagggtTAACTGGTGtctgacaggctgcagagagagacagacagaaagggttAACTGGTGtctgacaggctgcagagagagacagacagaaagggttAACTGGTGtctgacaggctgcagagagagacagacagacagacagaaagggttAACTGGTGtctgacaggctgcagagagagacagacagaaagggttAACTGGTGtctgacaggctgcagagacagacagacagaaaggctTAACTGGTGtctgacaggctgcagagagagacagacagaaagggttAACTGGTGtctgacaggctgcagagagagacaggcagaaagGGTTAACTGGTGtctgacaggctgcagagagagacagacaggaagggtTAAACTGGTGtctgacaggctgcagagagagacagacaggaagggtTAACTGGTGtctgacaggctgcagagagagacagacagaaagggttAACTGGTGTgtgacaggctgcagagagacagacagaaagggttAACTGGTGtctgacaggctgcagagagagacagacagggagggttAACTGGTGtctgacaggctgcagagagaggcagacagaaagGGTTAACTGGTGTCTGacaagctgcagagagagacagacagaaagacagacagacagaaagggttAACTGGTGtctgacaggctgcagagagagacaggcagaaagGGTTAACTGGTGTCTGacaagctgcagagagagacagacagaaagggttAACTGGTGTCTGACAGGCtgcagagggagacagacagaaagggttAACTGGTGtctgacaggctgcagagagagtgagacagaaagGGTTCACTGGTGtctgacaggctgcagagagagacagacaggaagggtTAACTGGTGTCTGAcagactgcagagagagacagacaggaagggtTAACTGGTGtctgacaggctgcagagagagacagacagaaagggttAACTGGTGTCTGACAGGCtgcagagggagacagacagaaaggctTAACTGGTGtctgacaggctgcagagagacagaccgaCAGAAAGGGTTAACTGGTGtctgacaggctgcagagagagacagacagaaagggttAACTGGTGTgtgacaggctgcagagagagacagacagaaagggttAACTGGTGtctgacaggctgcagagagagacagacagaaagggttAACTGGTGtctgacaggctgcagagagagacagacagaaagggttAACTGGTGtctgacaggctgcagagagacagacagggagggttAACTGGTGtctgacaggctgcagagagagacagacagaaagggttAACTGGTGTCTGAcatgctgcagagagagacagacaggagtcttttattagtttagtttttattagttgtagtttagtttttattagttttagtttagtttttattagttgtagtatTCCAGGTACTTTATGTATTTGCActcagcaggttttttttgtctccatgTGAAGTGATCTtacatatttgatttgatttaaaattcttcattgaggatTAAcgtgatttaaaaatgtatatataatctGATTTTATCAGGTCATGAAGGTgaggttgtcctgaaaaaatgataccaacaccacggcatggtaaacattttttaagtggcagaatgaaaagaattcaataaccgacaaaatatcccaagactctagagcagaggtgtcaaactctggcccgcgggccaaatttggcccgcagtataattatatttggcccgcgaggaaataccaaatgacaaccagagctggcccgccggtattatacagcacaaataaaactacaaatcccagaatgctctgctggtgttttggcttgaacacagtagatcagtgtggagcaaactgagcaacaattaaagtttctttatgcactttttcttgctagtccaaggcttgaatggctgcacattcattgaaggatattattattagtcatttggtttattattgttattttattctcacatttatttttagcctgtggaaaaagattactgttaaatttaaatttaaagaaggcagcatataaaataaagggacataggattttaattttaattttatttaagaaatgaatgccattgatgtgtttgtttgttttatttgatattcgattttcgATATTCGATCaggctttgcttgttccatttcgtttgaacttgtttaggtccattttttcaataaatatcaatgttggcccgcgactttgtccaagttttacatgttggcccactgtgtatttggtTAGAGTGATAGTCTGGTATCTGAGGAGTAAAAGTCTGGTATCTGAGGAGCCTCACCTCGCTGAAGCCCAGCCCACAGTGTCTGCGGTTGCGTCCCGACAGCTTCCCGTCCATGCTCTGCTGGTACTGCATCTCCAGCTGCTCGTTCATGCGGCGGTCCTCCTGCCCTGCAGAGGAGACAGCAGTCACAGCAGGCACCCCAGCCACAGCACATCTACCCACCAGGGACCGATGTGTGTGGCGGACGTGTGGTGGGGAGCGGCGTTAAGGCTGAGGCATCATGGGTAATCAGAGCACAGGGACACACGTCATCAcgtcaccatcaccatcataaAGGAGCTTACCGCTGCGGAAGTGGGACGTGGACTTGTGGTCTCCGATGACGAGGCGTCCCGTCGGTTCTTTCTGGAGACACAAACAATCGACAGTCACAACTCTCTGATCCACATTATTAACCAACAAGACACGCTGCTAGGGTTGTTCTCTGGTCCACATCATTATCTGACAGACACGCTGCTAGGGTTGACAAAAAGTATccatactaaaacgttgtatccggatacgatactcattttaaaaagtatcgatcaggggcgtcccggtggctcacaccggtagagcgctaaccatgtatgccgtgtgctgcggcggagccgggttcgaatccggcctgagctccctttgccgcatgtcttcccctctatcaccccctttctatctctcactatcaataaagcaacaaaatgccaaaaaaataatctttaaaaaaagaaataaaaagtatcGATCCCCCCTGTAGTATACACAGTGTCAGTTACATAAGCattaagagttaataagtttacataaatgttggtgactgaaacgtgttattttcccagaatgaagcagagaaaagcaaccagacagcaacacacacagccggaAATATTGTTCTAACTGTTAttgtgtattgtatttatttatttattgcactacctcagacctgaagcttgttatcatagttgcagtttctttttgcacaactgttttttattataaatatttaacctgtggttctgttcgtttttacatgttgcatttttcttgttaataaaaatatttctgttcaattttggggtctttgtttttatccttgtggtatcaaaaatggaatcgagtatcgaatattttcctgagtatcggtatcaagttgaaaagcatgtatttacttgaacattttagtatgatGACAACTCTACCTGCTACTGAGGGAGGTTTACTTTATAACATTAAAGAAATCTGTTGTGTTCAGAGCCGTTCTGGAGTGGAACCTTGCCATTTATATCGTATTAATAGATTCCAAAGAGGAGTTGATTTTTGCTAAAACAGTTTctattaatgttgcagctgcagcagataaACTGTTCGGGTCCACAAGGGTCTTTGTATAATCTTCCTGTGAGACGCTTTATCTTTTCCTTTAtccatcttttatttattttgttggtaTCTGTTTGTATGCTATACTGGTGTCTGTATGTTGTGTATTCtatatgtgttgtgactgtattgactgttgttgttgttgttgttttattgttgatctgGGCGAATGGACAGTTTGACTTAATGTTTGaactccaggaagaatagctatgctaatgtgctggtgctaacagagatccaataaataaatagataaataaaaagatggTTATAGTGACAAAGCgtttattttctgtgtctttctctgtGTTCAGTAACAGAACGAACCTTTCCGGCGCCCATCAGACGTAAAAACTTCTGCTTCCTCTCGCTGCTGCCCAGATCAGCTGACGCCCACTGGGTGGCGCCGTTCTGCCAAAGTTAAACATGTTGGTTTATTCTCTCAACACTCCATTCAACACAACATGCTCATAACAGCAGATGATTCACACATGGACTGTTTCTAACCAACAGCCTCCCGTCCCTTTACTCTCTCAGTCCGTCAATGAGCTGCAGCCTAGCTGAGACacataatgatgaaaaaagacacaaaatgaccaaaaacagacgtaaaatgaccaataaaaagacacaaaatgaacaaaaaagacacaaaatgaccaaaaaaagaagtataatgaccaaaaaagacacaatatgacctaaaaaatatgtaaaattaccaataaaaagacgcaaaattaacaaaaaagatgtaaaattaccataaaatacacaaattgaccaaaaaaagacacaaaatgaccaaaaaggacgtataataaacaaaaaaaagacaaaatgaacaaaaaaagacgtaaaatgacgaataaaaagacacaaaattaaaaaagacaaataatgaccaaaaaaagatgtataagaaccaataaaaagacacaattgctaatgattttggttataatcaataaaaccatgttaaatgtctagatatcagctcttaaattaaactcttatcagatattgttgttgtcatcattatatttgtccaaacaaatgaacctttagttgaaccagacattaaaatgaaccagaaactgaagaaaacaagctgatctaatcatttttatttcatcagtttaatatcagagctgatatctagacatttaacatgattttattgatgataaccaaaatcatgatcaagagaaaatgaccaaaaaagacacaaaattacctaaaaagacacaaagtgaccaaaaaagacacaaaatgacccaaaaaatacataaaatggacAGATAAAGacgtataataaccaataatatTAATGAATCATCGCTCTGTGTatcatatatttagtttaatatcattttaaatctataaatgataataaagaaaacaaactgatcaGGATAAACCGTTAGCACGCATGCTAACATGATGCTAACAGTAACAACGTGTCCCGACACGTTAATTCACGGCTCGTGACCAGTGTTTATGGTTCTACTCACGTCGCTAGGAGACGCTGGTCGCTTTGTCCCGTGTCTGTCCTCTGGACAACTCATTATCACCGTTAgtttatcaataaatgtcagatTAATCTCATGCTAACTAGCAGCAGCTAGCTGGAATTTGTCAACAATTCTCTGTGACGCCACTTCCGGTACCgtcttctttgtgtgtgtttggtctGTTATGTTGAACTCTCTGCTGCCGCTGACCACCGAGCGGCGGGGGGTGGTACTGCAccctattaaccctttgatgcacaaaaagactcaaaatgaccaaaaaagacacaaaatgaccaaaaaatacataaaatgaccaaaaaaaaaacacgtctaatgaccaaaacagacgcaaaattaccaaaaacacgtataatgacaacaaagacatacaatgacaaaaaaggacacaaaattactaaaaaaagaaacaaaatgaccaaaaaagacacaaaatgaccaaaacaagacacaaaataacaaaaaaagacacaacagacccaaaatgacaaaaaaaaaaccccacacacacaaaaaacacacaaaaggacttacaaagacacaaaaagacatggaaagaatccaaaaatggacaaaatagccctataagactccatagagttaaacataTAAGCCGCCTAAAACTGTCTTGTTCCACATTTGGTTGCACTAAAAGACACTTTAGAGAATTGTCTTCCAGTTTATTTAGATCATCTTGCTAACTAAACTAGTTCCCCAGGACTAGTGTTAGAGATAACTTGGTGTTCTGCTTCTCAGCTCTTATCTAAATACGGTTACTTCTGGTTCCAAGAAACCAAGACAAAAGACAAACCAAGACAAAATGTCTCAAGGCTTCAGAGCAGAAGTCTACAAACCAGCAGTTCCAGTCCCAGTGGCCGGTCCATTTCTTTCAGAGTCTCTGCTGGTTCATGTGGATGGAGACGTAACACTCCCATCAGGATAGAAAGGTTTCATAGGATCCATCAGGCAGAAAATCAAGGTAAGTTTTATCAAACCAGAGAGAGAACGACAGGAAGTTAGTGGCTTCATTCAACAAcgccgtctgtctgtctggaagcatctgctttctgtttttatccacTACAGAAATCCActtacacaagtttccatgtcacatttagtgcatcaactcttttttagCAAAAGTAGAAAAAACCTAGACCAAGTGtagaaacatgattttactttttttgcagagattttgcagattttgcagtgtgcattcagcagttttcttttgtgtttatttttttgtgtgattttgggctattttttgtgtgttttttgtgttttttatgtttttttgtgtttcaaaatgttgacccagtaagtcaaaatttcttgataataatgaggttgagctgaaaaagatgatagcAGCATGACATGGTGATCATTAGTTAAGTTGCATattcagacagaatgaaaaagagtcaaaaactgaCACAATAGCCCCAAACTACAAAGGGTTAATGAAACACTTTCCTTTGAATTTGTCATCTGTccgtaaatgtaaataaaacgtgtttaTATAGACTAAATCAGGGCAGAATAACTGCTCATTATGCAAACATTATGTGGAGAATGGAGGGATTAcaggtggttgttgttgttcatcCTGTTCGTCTTCATCAACTAAATGTTTCTCTCTAGTTATTTTCTACCAGTTGTTCATCCTGGATGAGTTTTCTTTGGCTGTTTGTGACTTTGGAAGGCTGCTTCCTTCTGCCTGGAGAAACATGTAAAGTTGTctccatcacatttaaaataatgccATTAGGgtttgttgtttctgttctAGTTTATATAGTTTGAATGTTTTATGGTTTTGACCTTAAAGGAAAACTTGCAccaaataacatgttttttcattttttttttcatgttatttttttcttccagtgtTTTAACCCTCCTGGCTCCTTCTTGACCCCAAATCATCTTCATCAACCATTAATAAAGGTTCACTTTCACAGACTTGCTTGACATTTCCAGCATGTGTTCCCCTCTGAATCCTTTATAGATCATATAAACTTTCTTcaacatttttacgtgttttatacatttttatatcccccatggtcctcaggggtctaAAGGAGCCCATGACACCAGGCTGGTTTTAGGACATctagaaaaaaattaacaacttttttttcaccttttaaggcaactcatgatcaacacattgatatataattttcatatttttttcattattattggtcaatttttactcaaatatacaaaattaggcctcatttcaaaagaaaataagtaacaaaacctgatttttttaaatagttatagtgaaatgataatttcttgatgggaatgaaCAGAGTAGATTATGTCAACTTtcagtgaaacttatgttttgaaaacattgttcatttttagatgTCAGCAGGAATACAGTAAAAAGAATCACACCTGTGGTCagaaaggaccccatgacatcagactggttttaggacataaattattaacaactttttttattcacctcatgaccaacacattgatatgttattttcatattttttttattattaatgacaTAATAAACGTAATATCGTGTTacattataaagcatttcagttgattgACAGGACCGTGAGCATTGttataaagaaaacattcagTAGTTGAGGCCAAACAATGTAATAAATACATGATTCATGTTAAAACACTCCCAGtgtcccagtgtgtgtgtgtgtgtgtgtgtgtgtgtgtgtgtgtgtgtgtgttggttttcATTACAATCTTTAATTCACTCATAAAAATGACAGTCTGAACTAGAGAACAGCTCactgcagattaaaaaaaagaaattcactCGTGTTATAAATTATACATTGTTGCTTAACTGTGCAGTCTAAGTGCAGAAAAATTGATTCTGTTTCAAAACTGTGAATCAAAACTCTAAAGAAATGTGTCTTGTTCTCACTCGTAAAAAAGAGATTAGTTAAAAATGAATCAGTTAGTTGGCAACAGGTGAGAAATGATTCGCTCCGTCTCTTCATACAGTCCTGTTGGTTGTTGGtggttggttgttggttgttggttgttgttggttgttggttgttggttgttggttggttgttggTCGTTGGTCgttggttgttggttgttggttgttgttggttgttggttgttgttggttgttggttgttggttgttggttggttgttggttggttgttgtttgttggttgttggttgttgttggttgttggttgttggttgttggttttgtttggttgttgttggttgttggttggttgttggttggttgttggttgttggttgttggttggttgttggttggttgttgtttgttggttgttgttggttgttggttgttggttttgtttggttgttgttggttgttggttggttgttggttggttgttggttggttggttggttgttggttggttgttggttggttggttggttgttggttggttgttggttggttggttgttggttgttggttggttggttgttggttgttggttgttggttgttggttggttgttggttgttggttgttggttggttgttggttgttggttgttggttggttggttgttggttgttggttgttggttgtttgttgttgtttcctgtcCTTAGGGCTCTGCAGCAGCTCGGGCTGAGGACAAAACACAACACGTCAGCTTCATTCTGGCTTTCAGGTGCAAACTGATTGATCTGCATCATTctattgctttttaaaatattgattttaaataaatgggAACAAACTCCAGCAGAACTGTCTCTGATAACAGTTATAACTCTGATACCTAGGGGAGACCTGGCTCAACTTTTATTTGCAAATATGATGtgaa includes:
- the c6h11orf58 gene encoding small acidic protein, producing MSCPEDRHGTKRPASPSDNGATQWASADLGSSERKQKFLRLMGAGKKEPTGRLVIGDHKSTSHFRSGQEDRRMNEQLEMQYQQSMDGKLSGRNRRHCGLGFSEPEPPLPVPPVDGEVKPTEPEPEKSSSEEKPTESKEDRDSESDPEDRASDRASDRTSDRTASSSDSSDDERKHGYKTPSDKSS